Proteins encoded within one genomic window of Streptomyces kaniharaensis:
- a CDS encoding winged helix DNA-binding domain-containing protein — protein MTVLGIRALGRALLARQHLLDRSDLTALGSPAVPEPAAMVRHLGGLQAQAAPQPPYLGLLARIDGFAHEHLTALIEDRTVVRIALQRGTIHLVTAEDCLTLRPLLQPVLDQGLRTTYGRRLAGLDLTALAAEARALVEERPRTFQELGPLLAATRPDRDPAALAQAARCLLPLVQVPPRGVWGRSGAAAHTTAEAWLGRPLDPAPSLDDLALRYLAAFGPATAADLQKWCGLSRLGPVLKRLAPQLLTFRDEQGRLLYDLPEAPRPDQDTPAPVRLLAPFDNLLLSHADRTRVLPEEYRSRVMTQNGIVLGTLLVDGLVAGTWQLTGEQQVVVRPFEPLRRADRRAAEAEAERVLAFAGGGSVRFEDVEGQR, from the coding sequence GTGACCGTGCTGGGCATCCGGGCCCTCGGGCGCGCCCTGCTGGCCCGTCAGCACCTGCTCGACCGCTCAGACCTGACGGCGCTGGGCAGTCCGGCGGTGCCGGAACCAGCCGCGATGGTCCGCCATCTCGGCGGGCTCCAGGCCCAGGCCGCGCCGCAGCCGCCCTACCTGGGCCTGCTCGCCCGGATCGACGGCTTCGCGCACGAGCACCTGACCGCGCTGATCGAGGACCGTACGGTCGTCCGGATCGCGCTCCAGCGCGGCACCATCCACCTGGTCACCGCCGAGGACTGCCTGACGCTGCGCCCGCTCCTCCAGCCGGTGCTCGACCAGGGCCTGCGCACCACCTACGGGAGGCGGCTGGCCGGGCTGGACCTCACCGCGCTCGCCGCCGAGGCCCGGGCGCTGGTGGAGGAGCGGCCGCGCACCTTCCAGGAGCTCGGCCCGCTGCTCGCCGCCACCCGCCCGGACCGCGACCCGGCCGCGCTCGCCCAGGCCGCGCGCTGCCTGCTGCCGCTGGTCCAGGTGCCGCCGCGCGGCGTCTGGGGCCGGAGCGGCGCCGCCGCCCACACCACCGCCGAGGCCTGGCTCGGCCGACCGCTCGACCCGGCGCCGTCCCTCGACGACCTCGCCCTGCGCTACCTCGCCGCCTTCGGCCCGGCCACCGCCGCCGACCTGCAGAAGTGGTGCGGCCTCAGCCGGCTCGGGCCGGTGCTCAAGCGGCTCGCGCCGCAGCTGCTCACGTTCCGCGATGAGCAGGGCCGGCTGCTGTACGACCTGCCCGAGGCGCCCCGGCCGGACCAGGACACGCCGGCGCCCGTCCGGCTGCTCGCGCCCTTCGACAACCTTCTCCTCTCGCACGCCGACCGCACCCGGGTGCTGCCCGAGGAGTACCGGAGCCGGGTGATGACGCAGAACGGGATCGTGCTCGGCACGCTGCTGGTGGACGGGCTGGTCGCCGGGACGTGGCAGCTGACGGGGGAGCAGCAGGTGGTGGTCCGCCCGTTCGAGCCGCTGCGGCGGGCCGACCGGCGGGCGGCGGAGGCCGAGGCGGAGCGGGTGTTGGCCTTCGCCGGCGGCGGGTCGGTGCGCTTCGAGGACGTCGAGGGTCAGCGGTAG
- a CDS encoding glycerophosphodiester phosphodiesterase, protein MDPGADPTTPAGRRRVLAVAHRGDPYRHRENTLPSVESALARGADAVEVDVQLTRDRVPVLLHDPTLERFWGDPRTIGRVTVEQLDELRQGALAVPTLAEAIKTVAAADGPRLLIDLDEPGPVAATWSVVTGLGAERLVAFCGPATAMLAVRAVAPDAEIALTWKQPRLPVHALLDDLRPRYLNPPFGLVTPDLTAAARDAGLAVSTWTADLRRTMRRLRDAGVDSITTNRIDVLRSVLDGRR, encoded by the coding sequence GTGGATCCCGGGGCCGATCCGACGACGCCCGCCGGCCGCCGCCGGGTGCTCGCCGTCGCCCACCGCGGCGACCCGTACCGCCACCGCGAGAACACCCTGCCCTCGGTCGAGTCCGCGCTCGCCCGGGGTGCCGACGCCGTCGAGGTGGACGTCCAGCTCACCCGCGACCGCGTGCCCGTCCTCCTCCACGACCCCACCCTGGAACGCTTCTGGGGCGACCCGCGGACGATCGGCCGGGTCACCGTCGAGCAGCTCGACGAGCTGCGCCAGGGCGCGCTCGCCGTGCCGACCCTCGCCGAGGCGATCAAGACCGTCGCCGCGGCCGACGGCCCCCGGCTGCTCATCGACCTCGACGAGCCCGGCCCGGTCGCCGCCACCTGGTCCGTCGTCACCGGCCTCGGCGCCGAACGGCTGGTCGCCTTCTGCGGCCCCGCCACCGCCATGCTCGCCGTCCGCGCCGTCGCCCCCGACGCCGAGATCGCGCTCACCTGGAAGCAGCCCCGGCTGCCCGTGCACGCCCTGCTCGACGACCTGCGCCCGCGCTACCTCAACCCGCCGTTCGGCCTGGTCACCCCCGACCTCACCGCCGCCGCCCGGGACGCCGGACTGGCCGTCTCCACCTGGACCGCCGACCTGCGCCGCACCATGCGCCGGCTGCGCGACGCCGGGGTCGACTCGATCACCACCAACCGGATCGACGTGCTGCGCTCGGTGCTGGACGGCCGCCGGTGA
- a CDS encoding TOBE domain-containing protein produces the protein MDQPDVPVNPYRIGEAAALLGVSTDTMRRWVDAGRVAAERDEHGHRIIPGAELAAFARELARPENAEAEGRPSSARNRFPGIVTGVVLGDVAAQVEVQAGPFRVVSLISRESAEELNLVPGAPATAVIKSTNVMIERR, from the coding sequence ATGGACCAGCCCGACGTGCCGGTCAACCCGTACCGCATCGGCGAGGCCGCGGCGCTGCTCGGCGTCAGCACCGACACGATGCGGCGCTGGGTGGACGCCGGACGGGTCGCCGCCGAGCGGGACGAGCACGGCCACCGGATCATCCCCGGGGCCGAGCTGGCCGCCTTCGCCCGCGAGCTGGCCCGGCCCGAGAACGCCGAGGCCGAGGGCCGCCCGTCCTCCGCCCGCAACCGCTTCCCCGGGATCGTCACCGGCGTGGTGCTCGGCGACGTGGCCGCCCAGGTGGAGGTGCAGGCCGGGCCGTTCCGGGTGGTGTCGCTGATCAGCCGGGAGTCGGCGGAGGAGCTGAACCTGGTGCCCGGCGCTCCCGCCACGGCCGTCATCAAGTCGACCAACGTGATGATCGAGCGCCGCTGA
- a CDS encoding ROK family transcriptional regulator, which produces MTTARTATPSTARAINDRLALNLLLEQGPLTATELRDLTGLSRPTVADLLDRLQRTGLVAVVGERGEQRRGPNARLYALVASRAHLAAFDVRSGGVSLVVADLAGRTLAAADLPVEGGGGPDTADRIVRTLLDTARGAGVERLHTVAVGAPGLVDPATGRLHSTGALPAWHAELLTALRELPGTEVILENEVNLAGRAEHRIGAARDRDTFVLMWLGHSVGAAVILDGRLRRGFSGGTGEICFLPVPGTAGLPSAASSAGGFHGLVGSAAICELARAHGLPADPAGDASAAEGAVRTALDALGDDAPGGPFLGALAERIAIGAASVCVVLDPGCVVLGGEIGRAGGAELAGRVERRLAELSPLRTEVRAGTAGGGAVLAGAVLTAGDAVRRDLFGEP; this is translated from the coding sequence ATGACCACCGCGCGTACGGCCACGCCGAGCACCGCCCGGGCGATCAACGACCGGCTGGCGCTCAACCTGCTGCTCGAACAGGGGCCCCTGACCGCCACCGAGCTCCGCGACCTCACCGGCCTCTCCCGGCCGACCGTCGCCGACCTGCTGGACCGCCTCCAGCGCACCGGCCTGGTCGCCGTCGTCGGCGAACGCGGCGAACAGCGCCGCGGCCCCAACGCCCGGCTCTACGCGCTGGTCGCCTCCCGTGCCCACCTCGCCGCCTTCGACGTCCGCTCCGGCGGCGTCAGCCTCGTCGTCGCCGACCTGGCCGGCCGCACCCTGGCCGCCGCCGACCTCCCGGTCGAGGGCGGCGGCGGCCCCGACACCGCCGACCGGATCGTCCGCACCCTGCTCGACACCGCGCGCGGGGCCGGAGTCGAGCGCCTGCACACCGTGGCCGTCGGCGCACCCGGCCTGGTCGACCCGGCCACCGGACGCCTCCACAGCACCGGCGCCCTGCCCGCCTGGCACGCCGAACTGCTCACCGCCCTGCGGGAGTTGCCCGGCACCGAGGTGATCCTGGAGAACGAGGTCAACCTGGCCGGCCGCGCCGAGCACCGGATCGGCGCCGCCCGGGACCGCGACACCTTCGTACTGATGTGGCTCGGCCACAGCGTCGGCGCCGCCGTCATCCTGGACGGGCGGCTGCGCCGCGGCTTCTCCGGCGGCACCGGCGAGATCTGCTTCCTGCCCGTACCCGGCACCGCCGGACTGCCCAGCGCTGCCAGCAGCGCGGGCGGCTTCCACGGGCTGGTCGGCAGCGCCGCGATCTGCGAGCTCGCCCGTGCCCACGGGCTGCCCGCCGACCCGGCGGGGGACGCGAGCGCCGCCGAGGGCGCCGTCCGCACCGCCCTCGACGCGCTGGGCGACGACGCACCCGGTGGGCCCTTCCTGGGCGCGCTGGCCGAACGGATCGCCATCGGCGCGGCGAGCGTCTGCGTCGTCCTCGACCCGGGCTGCGTCGTCCTCGGCGGAGAGATCGGCCGGGCCGGCGGCGCCGAACTGGCCGGCCGGGTCGAGCGCCGCCTCGCCGAGCTCTCTCCGCTGCGCACCGAGGTCCGGGCCGGGACGGCGGGCGGCGGCGCGGTGCTCGCGGGCGCCGTGCTCACCGCCGGGGACGCCGTCCGGCGGGACCTGTTCGGCGAGCCGTAA
- a CDS encoding MFS transporter, translated as MSPSTTAPPQDRPTAPRRARTGIALVFAVHGAAGGSFVTRIPWIQDRLDLSPAQLGAALVMPAIGSSLAMPLAGRFVHRHGGRTAVRGLLSIWCLALALPALAPSLPALCVALLVYGATAGMADVAMNAQGVEIEERLGRSIMSGLHGMWSAGGLLASGFGILAAHLDLDARLQLALTALVLLALAQPVCRRLPDLRAPEEEQAPPRFALPPRSSLAIGLVGFCAVFAEGASMDWSGVYLRDVAGASATVAAASYTAFSLTMAVSRLAGDAAIRRLGAVRATRLGGAVATTGGLLVVAADGPALAIPGFALIGVGIAVIVPLAFAAAGRIGTNPSQAIAGVATVTYTSGLIAPAVIGALAQATSLTVSFGLVTALAFALVPSAGALRRAEQNSPAGNVTTMSPKSASENDFPAL; from the coding sequence ATGAGCCCGAGCACGACCGCACCACCGCAGGACCGACCGACCGCGCCACGCCGCGCCCGTACGGGCATCGCCCTGGTGTTCGCCGTGCACGGCGCCGCCGGCGGCAGCTTCGTCACCCGCATCCCGTGGATTCAGGACCGCCTCGACCTCTCGCCCGCCCAGCTCGGGGCGGCACTGGTGATGCCCGCGATCGGCTCCTCGCTCGCCATGCCGCTGGCCGGCCGGTTCGTCCACCGCCACGGCGGGCGGACGGCGGTGCGCGGGCTCCTCTCGATCTGGTGCCTGGCACTGGCCCTGCCCGCGCTCGCGCCGTCGCTGCCCGCCCTCTGCGTGGCGCTGCTCGTGTACGGCGCGACGGCCGGCATGGCCGACGTCGCGATGAACGCCCAGGGCGTGGAGATCGAGGAGCGGCTCGGCCGCTCGATCATGTCCGGGCTGCACGGCATGTGGAGCGCGGGCGGGCTGCTGGCCTCCGGCTTCGGCATCCTGGCCGCCCACCTCGACCTCGACGCCCGGCTCCAGCTCGCCCTCACCGCACTGGTGCTGCTCGCCCTGGCGCAGCCGGTCTGCCGGCGCCTGCCGGACCTGCGGGCACCCGAGGAGGAACAGGCTCCGCCACGGTTCGCACTGCCGCCGCGCAGCTCGCTGGCGATCGGGCTGGTCGGCTTCTGCGCGGTCTTCGCCGAGGGCGCCTCGATGGACTGGAGCGGTGTCTACCTGCGGGACGTCGCCGGTGCCTCGGCCACCGTGGCCGCCGCCTCGTACACCGCGTTCTCGCTCACCATGGCAGTCAGCCGACTCGCGGGGGACGCGGCGATCCGCCGGCTCGGCGCCGTCCGGGCGACCCGCCTCGGCGGCGCGGTCGCCACCACCGGCGGGCTGCTGGTGGTGGCCGCCGACGGCCCGGCCCTGGCGATCCCGGGCTTCGCGCTGATCGGCGTCGGCATCGCCGTCATCGTCCCGCTGGCGTTCGCGGCCGCCGGGCGGATCGGCACCAACCCCAGCCAGGCCATCGCGGGCGTCGCCACCGTCACCTACACCTCGGGCCTGATCGCCCCGGCGGTCATCGGCGCGCTCGCCCAGGCCACCTCGCTGACCGTCTCCTTCGGCCTGGTCACCGCGCTCGCCTTCGCGCTCGTGCCGAGCGCCGGGGCGCTGCGCCGGGCCGAACAGAATTCTCCCGCCGGGAATGTGACCACAATGTCACCGAAAAGCGCTTCCGAAAACGATTTCCCGGCGCTATGA